Genomic DNA from Prunus persica cultivar Lovell chromosome G1, Prunus_persica_NCBIv2, whole genome shotgun sequence:
AGTAAGGTGGGGCAAATAGATGAAGCCATCAAGTTTCTTTCAGAGATGGAAAGAAATGGGTGCAAAGCAGACGTAATTATTGTTAACTCTTTGATTGACATTCTTTACAAGGCTGACCGAGTAGATGAAGCATGGCAAATGTTTTACAGAATGAAGGAAATGAAGCTCACTCCAACAGTTGTGACCTACAACACATTACTTGCTGCACTAGGGAAAGAGGGCCAAGTCCGAAAAGCCATTGAAATGTTTGGGTATATGACCGAACAAGGGTGTCCTCCAAACACAATAACTTTCAACACACTCTTGAACTGTCTATGCAAGAACGATGAGGTTAATTTGGCATTGAAAATGCTTTGCAAAATGACCACAATGAATTGCAGACCTGATGTTTTGACCTATAATACTATAATTTATGGCCTAATCAGAGAAAGCAGAATTGATTACGCATTCTGGTTCTTCCATCAGATGAAGAAATCACTATTTCCTGACCATATAACAGTGTGCACTCTCCTGCCTGGTGTAGTAAAGGACGGGCGCATTGAGGATGCTTTAAAAATTGCTGAGGACTTCATGTATCAGGTTGGGGTTAAAGCAGACAGGCCTTTTTGGGAAGATTTAATGGGAAGGATTTTGATTGAAGCTGAAATAGACATAGTCGTTTTATTTGCTGAAAGGTTGATCTCTGATAGGATTTGCTGGGATGACTCTCTACTGATTCCTCTACTTAGGTTTTTGTGTACGCGTAGGAAAGCTTTTGATGCTCACCATATATTTGAGAAATTTACTAAAACTCTCGGAATTAAGCCAACACTAGAAGCATATAACTGTTTGATTGAATGGCTTCTGAAAGACCATGTCACTGAAAGAGCTTGGGATCTATTTATGGAGATGAAAAATTCTGGTTGTGCCCCTGATGTATTCACCTACAACTTGTTACTTGATGCTCATGGGAAGTCTGGGAACATCACTGAACTCTTTGAATTGTACGAGGAGATGAATTGTAGGGGATGCAAACCTAACACCATAACCCACAATATAGTCATCTCCAGTCTTGTGAAATCTGACAGTATTGAGAGGGCTATAGATTTATATTATGATCTTGTAAGTGGTgatttctctccctctccttgTACATATGGCCCTCTCATAGATGGACTTTTCAAGTCGGGAAGACTAGAGGAAGCAATGCATTTCTTTGAGGAGATGGCAGACTATGGATGCAAGCCTAATTCtgctatttttaatattctcATAAATGGTTTTGCGAAAACAGGTGATGTGGAAGCTGCTTGCGAGTTGTTTAAAAGGATGACTAGAGAAGGAATAAGACCAGACCTGAAGTCTTACACCATTCTTGTGGATTGCCTGTGCCAGGCAGGGAGAGTGGATGACGCTCTGCAATTTTTTGAGGAGATAAAACAAAGTGGCCTTGATCCTGACTCTGTTTCTTACAACCTTATGATAAATGGACTTGGAAGATCGCGGAGGGTAGAGGAAGCTCTCACTGTTTATGATGAAATGCGGACTAGAGGAATTGCTCCTGATCTTTTCACGTACAATTCATTAATATTCAATCTTGGACTTGTTGGAATGGTGGAGCAAGCAGCGAGGATTTATGAAGAACTACAGCTTGTAGGTCTTGAACCTGATGTGTTTACCTACAATGCTCTCATTCGACTGTATAGCACATCTGGAAATCCAGATCATGCTTATGCAGTTTACAAGAACATGATGGTCGGGGGCTGCTGCCCCAATGTAGGAACATTTGCACAGCTTCCCAATCAAACTTGACTTACAAGATATACACAAATCTTGGTATCTGAGGTATGTGGGGTAATACTTCTTTTCAGCCCTTGTATAACCACAATTAAGAATTTTCTTCCAAAGACGTTTTTACAGAAATAACATAATTTTGATACAAATTCTGGCGTTTTGGGGTTTTTCTGTCAAACGTTTGTCTGAACTCAACTTTTTTCCAGGATGTTTCACTGCAGTCTCAGTCGATGATTTTGGTGACAACTGAGTGCATACAAATCCAATTTTGTGGCGTTGATGTTGCTCATCTAAGCCTAGATGTGTATCTACAAGGAAGTAACATGCATGGGATATTATCTTACCCCTGTATACTCTGTAAGGTCTCTGTTGTTACATATATAGTGTAAATGATGTATCTATATTTTACTTCTTCCTTCCCCACCTGCTATGTCAAATAGAGTTCAATCGTCATCCTGTACTGACGTTAGCAGATTATTATACAGAGCTAATGCTTACATGTTGTTTTGTGAAGATTAATTGGAAGGCTTTTGCTTGTGCTGCCCCTAAAGACAGGGTTTCTTATCTTGCACATTCCCATTCAACAATGTGCACATCACGATATTGATTGAGATCTTATCACATAATGTTACATGAAGAACACAGCATAATAAAACCTGGACACAGACATacaaacatttttttaatttttctttgaaaaggAAAGTATGAAGAACACACCAAGTTAAAAAAGACGAATTATATTTATCTTTATCAATGACAATGAGGCTCCCACTAAAACAGAGTATTTTCACCATGGCCTGGAATTTATACATTCAAAGCAACCTGATCTTGCAaagcaatttttttctttcccacttTTTTGTCATCGACTAGGCAATTTTTAGGCTTCTTCTCTACTCTTATGGGTTCTGAAACAATTTGTTCACCTCCTCCTTCCGGCGAGACTTGGGATGGTTTATTTAGAACAGCTTCATTTGCAtcacttttccttttccttgaaAACTTCTTAGGTTGTGTGTCAGACTTCTGTTGTTGGACTTCTGGTTCAGTCTCTGCTGATTTTATCTTCAGCAGATGCCTATGCCTTCGTCTCAAAAATCTGAAGGTCAGAGGTGAAGAGCAAATTAGGTTACAAGCTTCTCTTACTTTCCTACTCTCTGAGAGAGAATATTGTAATACACAAAACctctaaaaaaaagaagcgaAGATCATACCGAATTTCACCCAAAAGGATGTCTCTTTTCTGCCTTGCTGcttgcaatttcttcttctttgatacaaattcctattttaaaaacacaaaacaaaagaaaccgTTATCATACTTATTCATATAATCAAAACCCAATAAAGTTGGTTTCTTCCACCTAATGTTCAACGGACTGCTGCCAAAACTGTGACAAAGAAGAAGTctatgtttttcctttttggtccCAACTACTAAATCATGTTTGTATGTTAAAAAAAGTAgtgataataataaataagtaTTTGACTTTGATTCACGATTGGGGATTTCAGATAACAAGTTTATGTCGATTCAGAATCATTCTCAATGACAAACTAGTCAAACTACCATTATAATCAGAGAAAGCTAAACTAGAATCAACACTAACCATCATAACAGGATTTCGATAAGACCTATAAAAACATGATTAGACCAGAGAAATCCACACCTAGATATCAAAGTCGGTAAGAGAATACAAAcccaatacaaaacaaaagtcaaACAAAAACTAACCTTTTGTCGTTCAAGGTAATCTTGCAGAAGACTTTCATGTCTAAAATTAAGCCTAGCTTCCTCATCATCAGGCTGAGATTTATGAGAATTAACAGCAAcccttttcatctctctcttcagaaTTGCATCCCAGCATCAAAATTGCAAATTAAGCACCATACCCAACAAGACTCGAGAGAGAAAAGTGATCAAAATTCAGTGAACCCCTTTTCATCCCCTTCTCAAATGTGGAATCTTTGACCATTAAACTCTGCTATATAGCAAAGGAAATAGAAATCCGTATCCAATTAGGAAATAAAATTCGGATATTTTAGGGACCCAAAAATTACCCTCTCATACTCTTGTCAAAAATCAAACTCCACTGGGGAAAAATAAAGCTAAAACCTTGGAGATTAAGCAAAGAAAACGCAAACCCAACTCAAAAAAGGAGATAAGGTTTGCGATTCTAGAGAGACAAGGAgagggaagggaagggaagggaatataataattaataataataaaaagcaaTTATGGAGAGAGATGGTTTTGTGTATCCAGTTGGATCATATATGTTTGGGTCTGAAACTCTGCGATTTGTGAGAACCCGAAAAGGCCCATGAAGGTCGGAGATAAGAATACAAAGTAATGAGTGATGAAGATGGAATGTACAGAAGGGCAATTGTGGGAAGTAAAAATATGGTCTTTGAGAAAGAGAGGTGTGGTTGGAGTTGGAGGACATTTGAAGACATATCTATCCTTGccatctttctcttttgtttttctcctcCTCTCCATAAGTTTTGGCCCAGCTGGGCCATTTTAGATAGAGAAAGTGACTTATTTTCCCATGTAGTGGAATTTGGAgggctttggcttttttagggggggggggggggggggggggggggtgagaagagagagagaagacagAAAGACAGAGGATGCTGCAGAAAAAggcaagttcgataaaatggCTGCTGTTTACTCATGGGTTGCAGTTTATAGGCTTCTAGCTAATAAGGCCTTGAGACGGTGGTGTTTGATAACCAACAAAAGTACTAAAAGtaccaaaatacccttatattttttacttttcatttttaatcttctttccCCTCCTACGAACCTTATGTTGAATTGCCAATTTTTCAGACTTTCTTTTATTGGAAATAATTATGTAATTACCCATCTTGAGTCTCCGAGTCACTGATAcgacagagagagacagagatcCGGTGAAGGCAACCTCTATATTTTGTCCGGcgggtttattttattttattttatagaacctttcctattgagagaGTACAAACCCAGGACCTTATCCAACAGTTTTAGCTTGCCCGAAAAACACtatttttttgcctttttcattttattttctggcCACCAAATACAAATTACAAGGCCATTTTGATTACCAAAAAGTTCAGAGGGCTGATTGTAGAACTTGCAAATAgctcaaaatatttatatagcATATGCTGCTGTTGTTCAAACAGTTGGGTTGTACTTTGTTATAATCTGTACATACTATTCAAGTTTTGCGTTTCCAAAcgtaaaaacaaaacattcatGAGCACAAAAAACGAGATTTAAACTAATTGTTAATCCATTCATTTTTCCTGCTAAACCATATCCATCTACAATTACAAATCTGAGAACCCATTCTCTTCTGAAAGAGTAAAACGTGATGCAATCCCTTCTAGTTTCATGGCACACAGCAGCCACTACTTCGGTTCACTTTCACCTGCCTTTGAATCACTTCCAGTTCCAGCTTCCTCGGTTGGTGAGGGTCTCTCGTCTGCAGATCCAGCCGACTGCAGGGGCTTCTTTAACTGCACGAACTGCACTATGATCATGGTCATGTTATCACACCCCTCACCACCAGCAGTCGTTGGCGCCAAACACCTATCAAGGACTCTCTCGCACACCACAGACAACTTGCTTTCCTGCATGATTTACAATGAGTGTCAAAGAGACGCAATACTAGACCTCATTCTTAACCAATCAAGCAACATAATCAGTGTACAAGGAACAACTTGAATTGCATTCCAAGACTGCTGTGCTtgctttcaaaccaaaaaaacaaaagaaaagggagagaAATATGCACTCACCGAGACCAGTTGTTCATGTACATAATCGACCACTTGCTGGCTAGACATGCAATCCCTAtaagaaattaacaaaaacattAACTTAGATTTCCGATAAGCATccataacataaaaatattacAAGACTTATCAAAAGCAGAATCATATCAGcataaattatttgtcatcaaccattattttttaattctggATGTAGGTATGATATAGTGGCTAAAGTCCATCAATAAGGCTGACAGAGTCTTCAAAGCGAAAATGAGGCAAGCCTCCTTATAAGACAGGAAAGTCATCaaagctaaaaagaaaaaatgtaaaGCTCAGGACACATACCAGATGCCATCACATGCTAGCACGATAAACTCGTCATCATCACAAAGCTCAACctaattacaaaatttaaaaaatttaaaatggaagATAAAATTAACAGCTAATAATTGCTtgtcgatttttttttatttgacaaaaaataggtaccaaaacaattttgtgaAACTAGAAAATGTAGATAACCCCAAAACCACCATTTTATCCACCCATGaagtgtatgtatatatatacacatacagTGTTTATATCTGGACAGGCAGTTACAATTTGCTTTTCAGCTGGCAAAAATTTGTTCTGCTTGAATTCCATGTCACCTGCAGTACATGCAAAACTAATATGAGTATGGGAACTACAAAATATTCTCCCTTTAGCTCCACTCCACAAACATGCATACACGTAATGTAGCAGACCAATGCCAATagatttgtgtgtgtgtgtgtgcgtgtgcgtgtgtgtgcgtgtgtgtgtgtgcgcaaGCATGTTCGTATCTTTTTCAAGATTCCagctaatatatatataattcccATGCAGTGAAATTACCTATAGCTCTTGCAAGATTCAAGCTGCCATTGACTCGTCCTGCGTGGATAAAACCACCTGCTTTCAAAATCCTCTCCTTCTCAAGCTCAAGATCAGG
This window encodes:
- the LOC18791369 gene encoding pentatricopeptide repeat-containing protein At4g31850, chloroplastic translates to MALLIVCSASMCCSSLNYSLAFTDNRIFAISHIGSLKERNCGKLKAWPCGSLVNLTKKRKKRMGFCGFVIKRSQEVVVAKKKPKISVSSEEVVRVLKSIADPKSAFSFFKSFAELPSVVHTTETCNYMLEILRVHRRVEDMAYVFDVMQKQIIKRNLDTYLTIFKGLDIRGGIRQAPSALEEMRKSGFILNAYSYNGLIYNLIQSGYCREALEVYERVVSEGIKPSLKTYSALMVSLGKRRDVKTVMGLLKEMESLGLRPNVYTFTICIRALGRAGKIDEAYEIFKRMDEEGCGPDVITYTVLIDALCTAGKLDNAKELFAKMKSSGHKPDRVTYITLLDKFSDGKDLDTVKEFWREMEADGYAPDVVSFTILVNALCKAGNVDEAFSMLDIMRKQGVSPNLHTYNTLLCGLLRLCRLDEALNLFNSMECLGVPPTVYTYILFIDYYGKCGKSGKAIEAFEKMKARGIVPNIVACNASLYSLAEEGRLQEAQHVYNELKYSGLSPDSVTYNMMMKCYSKVGQIDEAIKFLSEMERNGCKADVIIVNSLIDILYKADRVDEAWQMFYRMKEMKLTPTVVTYNTLLAALGKEGQVRKAIEMFGYMTEQGCPPNTITFNTLLNCLCKNDEVNLALKMLCKMTTMNCRPDVLTYNTIIYGLIRESRIDYAFWFFHQMKKSLFPDHITVCTLLPGVVKDGRIEDALKIAEDFMYQVGVKADRPFWEDLMGRILIEAEIDIVVLFAERLISDRICWDDSLLIPLLRFLCTRRKAFDAHHIFEKFTKTLGIKPTLEAYNCLIEWLLKDHVTERAWDLFMEMKNSGCAPDVFTYNLLLDAHGKSGNITELFELYEEMNCRGCKPNTITHNIVISSLVKSDSIERAIDLYYDLVSGDFSPSPCTYGPLIDGLFKSGRLEEAMHFFEEMADYGCKPNSAIFNILINGFAKTGDVEAACELFKRMTREGIRPDLKSYTILVDCLCQAGRVDDALQFFEEIKQSGLDPDSVSYNLMINGLGRSRRVEEALTVYDEMRTRGIAPDLFTYNSLIFNLGLVGMVEQAARIYEELQLVGLEPDVFTYNALIRLYSTSGNPDHAYAVYKNMMVGGCCPNVGTFAQLPNQT
- the LOC109946727 gene encoding uncharacterized protein LOC109946727; amino-acid sequence: MKRVAVNSHKSQPDDEEARLNFRHESLLQDYLERQKEFVSKKKKLQAARQKRDILLGEIRFLRRRHRHLLKIKSAETEPEVQQQKSDTQPKKFSRKRKSDANEAVLNKPSQVSPEGGGEQIVSEPIRVEKKPKNCLVDDKKVGKKKIALQDQVALNV